One part of the Solanum dulcamara chromosome 3, daSolDulc1.2, whole genome shotgun sequence genome encodes these proteins:
- the LOC129883709 gene encoding uncharacterized protein LOC129883709, with product MTGGEEFNAAANIMIPVENPESSQNIADIQNDEKMAHMAQELEILREELRQVRDLAKLSATTFPSFKMPSYLPRADLPPTDSPNMPKRAPVHGQAPLAHPSAIRTAPDLPTQDPVTPTYPVTNQIFGAHTVAPYDSQIPPVYAVEAPTFTTPVRVKVSHEVDQYAEMEKDARLKEDESIDAQLRGLRKALKNLQVSRGTESLDYDDLCIHPDIDMPVGYKPPKFDIFDGKSDPHAHLRAYCDKLVGVGRNEKLRMKLFIRSLSGEALTWYTRQDPRKWYNWQEMAEDFMNRFRFNTEITADRFSLANIQKKPSEDFQEYARRWRTEAARVQPPLDESELSKYFIRAQEGIYFDKMMSMMGQKFAELVKMGDFIEEGIKSGKIQSMAALQAASKAIQSGSIGGIKKKREDVSVVNYQHGGQSHQYPNNPQIVAHTPYTSYPVYNTRPHYNPPRAPTYQSPTRPHVPLQAPTHQNRPAYVPRPRPNLEARNTRTYTPIAEPYAQLFERLRIAGVLQPVEGKLPDPIPYNFDGNKRCAYHSGIQGHDTEDCYGLKNQVETLIRRGIIKCTPTPPNVNNNPLPNHENREVNMISLEEEYNLGETITPVWNAEEAATASPVQPIITVQLKEPLTVQTYLPRVVVTTTVARKAEFDTKEVPWDYKTKAKGKMIDTAVAQGMTRSGRCYTPENLDQGVIGKEPNPKKNVTDAEVTEFWRKMQPKDYSVEEQLKKTSAHISIMSLLMSSEAHRNALMEVLNGVCIPKETASETLAATIGQVLESNKISFHDNELPTEGTGHNKALHIAVKCRDKIVTRVLIDGGSGCNICPFTTLRVLGLNMGDIEESRVKVRAFDGAQRSVIGEIHLTLQVGPAEFPILFQVMDVSSNYNLLLGRPWVHMAKAVPSTLHQCVKFEWGHTEVTVHGELNHPIYSVNSVPVTEELDGATFHTLEIMQAVRIDEKLESVGVKLSGAAKMVAAEMLKYGYQPKTGLGPRANGIVEPIQLKHQKGTTGLGYGSTSGRVHNRLSIKTTFVPEQVPILDHASDDDIVEGIGNLFVAMIGEEEEIDLRKLSIRDSKPGESLQNWTVSPSLFRQKSW from the coding sequence ATGACAGGTGGAGAAGAATTTAATGCTGCTGCAAACATAATGATACCAGTAGAAAATCCTGaaagttctcaaaatatagCCGACATCCAAAATGACGAGAAGATGGCTCACATGGCGCAAGAGCTTGAGATTTTGAGAGAGGAACTACGTCAAGTGCGAGACTTGGCCAAGCTTTCGGCTACTACCTTCCCAAGTTTCAAGATGCCCAGCTACCTCCCTAGAGCTGACCTGCCTCCTACAGATTCTCCAAACATGCCTAAACGTGCTCCCGTTCATGGTCAAGCACCATTAGCTCATCCGTCTGCAATCAGGACTGCTCCTGACCTTCCCACTCAAGACCCCGTCACACCTACCTACCCAGTGACAAACCAGATATTTGGAGCACACACCGTCGCTCCTTATGATTCACAGATCCCACCTGTATATGCTGTTGAGGCCCCTACTTTCACGACACCGGTTAGGGTCAAGGTCTCGCATGAGGTGGACCAATATGCAGAGATGGAGAAGGATGCCCGATTGAAAGAAGATGAGTCAATAGACGCTCAACTTCGAGGTCTAAGAAAGGCGTTGAAAAACCTACAAGTCTCTAGGGGAACAGAGAGCCTAGATTATGATGACTTATGTATCCACCCAGATATTGACATGCCGGTAGGATACAAGCCCCCAAAGTTTGACATATTTGATGGAAAGAGCGATCCTCACGCACATCTGAGGGCATACTGTGACAAGTTAGTCGGTGTAGGGAGAAATGAGAAACTAAGAATGAAGTTGTTCATTCGAAGTCTATCTGGAGAAGCGTTGACCTGGTATACACGCCAGGATCCTCGCAAATGGTATAACTGGCAGGAAATGGCTGAGGATTTCATGAATCGTTTCAGATTTAATACTGAAATCACTGCGGACAGGTTCTCATTAGCCAACATACAAAAGAAACCATCGGAGGACTTCCAGGAGTATGCACGACGTTGGAGAACCGAGGCTGCAAGGGTTCAACCACCGCTCGATGAGAGTGAGctctcaaaatactttattcgAGCACAAGAAGGTATCTACTTTGATAAGATGATGTCAATGATGGGCCAAAAGTTTGCAGAATTGGTCAAGATGGGAGATTTTATAGAGGAAGGCATTAAATCAGGTAAAATTCAGTCCATGGCTGCATTGCAAGCTGCAAGTAAGGCCATACAATCAGGATCCATTGGTGGCATCAAGAAGAAAAGGGAGGATGTTTCAGTCGTCAATTACCAACATGGAGGACAATCCCACCAATACCCAAACAATCCCCAAATTGTTGCACATACTCCATACACCTCGTATCCAGTGTATAATACCCGACCACACTATAATCCACCTCGAGCACCAACATACCAAAGTCCAACAAGACCACATGTCCCACTCCAAGCACCAACCCACCAAAACAGACCAGCATATGTGCCAAGACCACGTCCAAATCTCGAAGCCAGAAATACTCGCACCTATACACCCATTGCTGAACCTTATGCTCAATTGTTTGAAAGGTTAAGGATAGCAGGAGTACTACAGCCAGTTGAGGGAAAACTCCCCGACCCAATCCCTTACAATTTTGATGGAAACAAGCGATGCGCTTACCACTCGGGAATCCAAGGGCATGACACAGAAGATTGTTATGGCTTGAAAAACCAGGTTGAGACGTTGATCAGAAGAGGAATAATAAAATGCACTCCAACACCTCCGAATGTGAACAACAACCCTTTGCCAAATCATGAGAATCGAGAAGTCAACATGATTTCTCTAGAAGAAGAGTACAACTTGGGAGAAACCATCACGCCTGTCTGGAACGCCGAAGAAGCTGCCACTGCATCTCCAGTGCAACCTATTATCACTGTTCAGCTAAAGGAACCTCTTACTGTCCAAACATATCTCCCGAGAGTTGTAGTAACCACTACAGTTGCTAGAAAGGCTGAGTTTGACACCAAAGAAGTCCCATGGGATTATAAAACAAAAGCCAAGGGCAAGATGATTGACACCGCTGTGGCTCAGGGGATGACTAGATCAGGAAGGTGCTATACTCCCGAGAATCTGGATCAAGGAGTTATTGGGAAGGAGCCGAATCCCAAGAAGAATGTTACGGATGCTGAAGTcacagaattttggagaaagatgCAGCCGAAAGACTATTCAGTCGAAGAGCAACTGAAGAAGACCTCGGCTCATATATCCATAATGTCTTTGCTAATGAGTTCTGAGGCTCATAGGAATGCTTTGATGGAGGTGTTAAATGGGGTTTGCATTCCAAAAGAGACCGCAAGTGAAACCTTAGCTGCAACAATTGGACAAGTATTGGAATCTAACAAAATCTCTTtccatgataatgagctaccaACGGAAGGGACTGGACACAACAAAGCACTTCATATCGCGGTCAAATGTCGTGATAAGATTGTGACCCGAGTTCTGATTGATGGCGGTTCTGGATGTAACATCTGCCCTTTCACAACTCTGAGAGTTTTAGGCTTGAATATGGGAGATATAGAGGAAAGTCGTGTAAAGGTGAGAGCTTTTGATGGAGCACAGAGAAGCGTCATTGGAGAAATCCATCTCACATTGCAAGTGGGACCAGCAGAATTCCCTATTTTATTTCAAGTGATGGATGTGTCATCGAACTACAACCTGCTGCTGGGAAGACCATGGGTCCATATGGCAAAAGCAGTCCCTTCAACTCTTCATCAATGTGTAAAGTTTGAGTGGGGTCACACAGAAGTTACTGTTCATGGGGAGCTCAATCACCCCATTTATTCTGTCAATTCTGTTCCAGTAACTGAGGAATTAGATGGAGCCACTTTTCACACTTTAGAAATCATGCAAGCTGTGAGGATTGACGAGAAGTTAGAGTCGGTTGGTGTGAAATTGTCAGGGGCAGCGAAGATGGTCGCAGCAGAGATGTTGAAATACGGGTATCAGCCTAAGACAGGACTTGGACCCAGGGCCAATGGCATAGTTGAACCCATCCAGTTGAAGCATCAGAAAGGTACCACTGGACTCGGATATGGATCTACATCGGGACGAGTCCACAACAGGTTATCCATCAAGACAACGTTCGTACCAGAGCAAGTTCCGATTCTAGATCACGCATCTGACGATGATATAGTGGAAGGAATAGGAAATTTGTTCGTGGCCATGAttggagaagaggaagagatAGATCTCCGCAAATTGAGCATCCGTGATTCCAAGCCTGGAGAAAGCTTGCAGAATTGGACCGTCAGTCCTTCCCTGTTTCGACAAAAGTCCTGGTAG